One Glycine max cultivar Williams 82 chromosome 4, Glycine_max_v4.0, whole genome shotgun sequence DNA segment encodes these proteins:
- the LOC100799371 gene encoding uncharacterized protein produces MCCEREEEIKMKTPTTKVAKTLSKRTRPQYDIDIDSPIRAIACLKKIDDMRRFEETEDCFILGFDPSSAAVPLLVDSSADDVSVIAEKGQVACRDYPHSRHLCLKFPFTTTPHESYCEMCYCYVCDTAAPCKDWKGWHCNAESGIYWKNKRSLKKIQPVRLYNSQP; encoded by the exons ATGTGTtgtgaaagagaagaagaaattaagatgaAAACACCCACCACCAAAGTGGCGAAGACACTTTCGAAACGTACACGACCACAATATGACATCGACATTGACTCCCCCATCAGGGCCATAGCTTGTCTCAAAAAAATCGACGACATGCGCCGCTTCGAGGAAACCGAGGATTGCTTCATCCTAGGTTTTGACCCTTCCTCCGCCGCCGTTCCCCTCTTGGTTGATTCTTCTGCCGATGATGTCTCCGTCATTGCTGAAAAGGGCCAG GTTGCTTGCAGAGATTACCCGCACTCAAGACATTTGTGCCTCAAATTCCCATTCACGACCACGCCTCATGAGAGCTATTGTGAAATG TGCTATTGTTATGTTTGTGATACGGCTGCCCCGTGTAAGGACTGGAAGGGCTGGCATTGCAATGCAGAGAGTGGTATTTACTGGAAGAATAAAAGGAGTTTGAAGAAAATTCAACCAGTGCGTCTCTATAATTCTCAACCATGA
- the LOC100780632 gene encoding nascent polypeptide-associated complex subunit alpha-like protein 2-like, with the protein MSPGPVVDASPEVDAEQQLPSVDDATQKKIPQPQEDDAPLVEDLKDDDKDDDDEDDDDDDEDDKEDDAQGGAEGSKQSRSEKKSRKAMLKLGLKPVTGVSRVTIKRTKNILFFISKPDVFKSPNSETYVIFGEAKIEDLSSQLQTQAAQQFRMPDMGSVTAKQEDAAAAAAQPEEEEEVDETGVEPHDIDLVMTQAGVSRSKAVKALKTHNGDIVGAIMELTT; encoded by the exons ATGTCTCCAGGTCCCGTTGTCGACGCTTCCCCTGAGGTTGATGCAGAGCAACAACTTCCCTCCGTCGATGACGCCACTCAGAAGAAGATACCCCAACCACAG GAGGACGATGCTCCCCTTGTCGAGGACTTGAAGGATGATGACAAAGACGACGACGATGaagacgacgacgacgacgacgaagaTGACAAGGAAGACGATGCTCAAG GTGGTGCTGAGGGTTCAAAGCAGAGCAGAAGTGAGAAGAAGAGCCGAAAAGCAATGTTGAAGCTGGGACTGAAACCTGTTACTGGTGTTAGTAGGGTCACAATCAAGAGAACAAAAAAT ATTCTTTTCTTCATCTCAAAACCCGATGTCTTCAAGAGTCCAAATTCTGAGACCTATGTCATATTTGGGGAGGCGAAAATAGAGGACTTGAGCTCTCAGTTGCAGACACAGGCTGCTCAACAGTTCAGGATGCCAGATATGGGATCTGTAACGGCAAAACAAGAAGATGCTGCTGCTGCAGCAGCGCAACctgaagaagaggaggaggttGATGAAACTGGTGTCGAGCCCCATGACATTGATTTGGTGATGACACAGGCAGGAGTGTCAAGAAGCAAGGCTGTCAAGGCTCTCAAGACTCACAACGGGGACATTGTTGGAGCCATCATGGAACTCACTACTTAA